CGAGGTTACTGGAGAGAGGCCCAGGAGGAGCAGGCTTGGGCAGCAGGGGTCGGGTTCCGGACCCTCTGTGCGTGAGTCCACACTGGCTCTACAGGTCGGCATTTCGAGCCACCTGGCATGGCGTTCCAAGCCTGTGACGGGGCAGTGCAGGGGTCTGACTGGCAGGCACCCAGGTCCTGAGGGCTTCATGGCTGAGTCCTGGCCTAAAGCCAGGGGTCCTTACAGACCCCTGTGCCCTGCACCCTTGAGGGAACTGCTGCCAGCAGCCCCTGGCTTGGGAGGGCACACGGCTGTGGGATGCAGGGCCTCCTGCAAGGGctccacccacccctgccccaggcctCCTGCTCAGCTTCCAGCAGCCTGGGGTCGTGGAGTCTTTGGGGGACCCGCTCTCCAGCAGCCCCCACCTGGGAGATCAGCTTTCTCATCCCAGAGGCCAGGTTATTTCTGGGCGGGTTGGCACGCTtcctggggggcggggggggggcaGTAAATGTCAGGGGAAGGCCAGCCTATGGCGTTTGCCCACGGAGAGGCCAATGCTTGGTGACTGTGGCGTGTGCTCCAGGCAGGACAGCCCCAGGGTGGTCCTCAGAACACCAGGCGACCTGTACCTTGGCCCATCGCAGTGCTGGGGTTACCCTGGGAGATGGGTTGTCTGCGCCGTTATTTCGTGCCCCTTCCCTGTACTCCGCCTCCTGTGGAATCCCCTGCCCCAAGCCATGTGGGCAGACAGCTGGCCCCAAGTCAGCCCCTGGACATCAGGCTGGAGTGGGAACTCCTGGAGCCATTTCAGCATGGCTggcaccccaggctgggtgagGACAGACGATGGTGCCAGGCTGTGGTCTGGGGGCTTGTCCAAATGCCTCATCTTGACACAGAAAATGGCCCTCCCCACGTGAGCTTCACGTGGAAGCCACAAGCACCTCAGGTCTCAGAACATGCTGTGCCCTCCTGGCCAGTGAGTCCTGGCACTGCCCCAACCCTCTGCCAGCCCTCCTTGACTCTAGTTCAGGGGCGCCTCGTCTCCTGAGGGTGGCCCCCGTCCCCTGCCTCCCCGCGAGCCCTCGTCTGTCTCCTGAGGACCCTGGCAAGCTTCAGATGCTGGGTTTGCCTGCGTCCCCCGCCCCCACTGGTGCAGCCAAGGAGACTCAGAGGCCCTGGTGCCTCTTTGTGCTTTGGAGGGGGAGCCTGGGGTACGCGAAATCCGGCTGTTCTGTCTCTTGTATATTTCCTTCCTTGGCCTTGCATGgcctgtttattttaaaaagtgccaaCCTGCAACCCCAAACAAGCTGGGGCCCTGAGGCCGTCAACCCCTCCAGTCTCCCCCGTGACCCGCAGTCTGCATCCTTTCCCAGTTTCATTCCTCAAgtgcatgtatttttaatatcttgtAGTTACCCTGCTGTATACTGTCATCTTAGGAAACTTTTAAACTTAATACCAGTATGAGCAGGACCTACCCTGCTGCTTAGTGACCCCAGACAGCATGTCCTGAAGTGGTGTGTCCTGGGGAGGTGCGACAGGCCTCCTCTGtcctgttccaggcactgtggtgGGGGCATCCGGTGTCCAGGTGCAGAAGCAAAAGCTGCTCCCGGGTTTCCCAGAAATGGTCCCGAGGCCTTGGCCCCAGGGAAGCCAGTACAGGTTGGGGAGTGGACCTCTGGCCCTGTGGCGGGGGTCTGTTCTGCTCCAGTGGACCGCATCTGCCTCGTCATCAGCCAGCCAGCCACAGCTGGCTCCTGGGTCCCCTCGTCAAGCGGCATTTCCCAGTAACAGTGACTTCGTGGAACACTTATGAAGCCCTTACAAACCATCCTCGGACCTCTAAGGCAGGGACTCCAGGAGGCACAGCACCTGTGGTGGGGATGGTCAGGCAGGCTGGATGTGGGGAGGGTTCGGAAGGAGTGAGGAGCCACGCGCGGAACCCCTCAGACTCTCCCAACAAAGGTCCTTGCCCTTGTGCGGGTCCTGCCTCTAGTTACATGTTTGCCTTAGAGGCAAAGTTGGGCCGTCACGGAGGACCCACCAGGATGGGGTCTGCGGACACACTTGCAGGAGGAACCCAAGGAAAGGGGGCGGGGGTGGAGCCCCACAGATTGCGTGGAGCTTGCACAGCAGGCCTGCTGCTGCCTCCCGGGGCGCTGGTTCACAGCAGTCTGGAGAAGCTGAGCCGGCTGGACCAGACCACCCAAGGTCTCAGGTTGCAGCTCCCTGGTAAGGAGAGGACAAGGTGActtctgggtggggtggggcatgAAGATGGAAGTCTGGCCTCAGGTTCCAACTTGACTCAAACGAGCTGAGCTCCTGGAGTTTACAAAAGGGACACCAGCTTCAGACATCGTGGGGGCTGGCGTGGTTTGCTCTGGTGGGCTGGATGGGagcctccccagcccctcccctccccaggaggCTCCAGACCCTCCTGATTTTAGGCTGCAGCCTGTGGGTCACTCCAGGCACAGGTGGGGTGAGTCTCTTCTCACTGGAGGAGTTGCTGAGCAAAAGGGCTGGTGGGAGGCAAGGGGGCATCCAGGGATAAGGGGCCAGCTGTGcccccccttccccaccccacccactctAATACTGCAGCCCCTGTGCTTCCAACTGCCCGCTCCAGCCTGATGCCCAGCCCCTCACCGCCAGCGACTGCCCGCCTCCTCTTGTGCAAGCTCCTGGCGGGCTCCACTGAAGCCAAAGTGGGCCCTTGGGGGCAGGAGAGCCAGAGCAAGGCACGCTCCATCTAGATTTAGACAGGGAGAGACCTGGCGGACGCCACCCCCGAGGCCCCGGGGCGAGCTCAGTGCTGGGGACCGGAGGTGCAGGCTGTTGCCAGAATCATGGTGTGTGGCCCTGCCCAGCACGGGTCAGCCAGAGCGAGCCAGGACAGAAATGACGGCCAGGCCCATGTTCCTGCCGGGGGCTGCTCCTCCCAGGAGGTAATCTGAGTCCTGGCCGAGCCCAAAAAAGCCACTGCCCTTTAGAGCCAGCTGTGTGAGTGCAGGAGGCAGTGCAGAGGGAGTGGGACCCCCAGCTGCTAGCCTCCCTccacatcctcctgcctccaccaagCACCAGGTCAGGGGGCCACAAGTGCGGGCGCTGGGCAGCTGCCCCTCAGCCGAGCTGCGGGGCCATCCAGCCCAGGTGTGTGTGCCACCCAGCTTGTGTTGCTCCCCGACAGGCTGCAGCTGGGATGGTCACCCGGGCAGCCTGAGTCAGCCTGCGTTCTCTCTCAGGTGAGGCGGAACCGACCCTCTCGGCCATGGGAGGGGCCGTGGTGGACGAGGGCCCCACAGGCGTCAAGGCCCCCGACGGCGGCTGGGGCTGGGCCGTGCTCTTCGGCTGCTTCGTCATCACCGGCTTCTCCTACGCCTTCCCCAAGGCCGTCAGCGTCTTCTTCAAGGAGCTCATGCGGGAGTTCGGGATCGGCTACAGCGACACAGCCTGGATCTCCTCCATCCTGCTGGCCATGCTCTACGGGACAGGTGAGGGCGGCCTCACACCGGGCCCCCGTCTGGGGCTCTGCTGGCAGATCCTGCCAGGCGCAAGAGCCCGCGTGTGGCCAGGCTCGGCAACAGGGCCTTCTGCCCGCTCCCCAGGAACCCTGGAGGGAAGCCCTTGGGGCCGGGATCCTGCTGGGCAGCAACATGTTCTCCACAGGGCCAACCCAGGCAGGGTGCGAAGTCCATCCTGGCCCCTGTCCAAACGGGTCGGCTGTATTTATAGACAGTCCCAGAGGACAGGGCTGCCCAGAGCGGTTCCTGAAAAGATGGCTGTTCCTGTGCTGCAGGGACCACGGAGCCCAGCAGGTGGCACTCGCCTGTCACTCTGCCCTGCGCCCTGGGACTGGCCCCCAGCGTGCCCCAGTGCCCCGCGGAGGGAGGGGTGGCGTGGGAAGGGGAGGCCAGCTGCAGACTGGGAGCTCGGTGGGCTGGGGGGGGCAGAGCTGGCTGCAGGCCCAGTCCCCCTCAGCTGCCGCCCTCCTCAGGCCCACTCTGCAGTGTGTGCGTGAACCGCTTTGGCTGCCGGCCCGTCATGCTTGTGGGGGGCCTCTTTGCGtccctgggcatggtggctgcgTCCTTTTGCCGGAGCATCATCCAGGTCTACCTCACCACTGGGGTCATCACTGGTGAGTGGGGCCGGCCGGTGGGCCGCAGGTGCTGGGAGGGGGACGGGCTGTGCACTTCTGCTCCTGGGTCCAGGCCACCTCTGGAGGACAGCAGGGCGGGTGGCTGCGGGATGTCCCGGCCCCACCTCGTTGTCCCCCTCTCGCGTGTGTGGGTGGCAGGGGCTCTGCACACTGGGAGCCCGAGCCCGTGGGAACCTGGGGGTAGAGACGCGGGTCTTGGGCTTTGGGGGCAGCCTTGTGGGGGCTCTCACCACATTCCCTTTCCTCCAGGGTTGGGTTTGGCGCTCAACTTCCAGCCCTCGCTCATCATGCTGAACCGCTACTTCAGCAAGCGGCGCCCCATGGCCAACGGGCTGGCGGCAGCAGGCAGCCCCGTCTTCCTGTGTGCCCTGAGCCCGCTGGGGCAGCTGCTGCAGGACCGCTACGGCTGGCGGGGCGGCTTCCTCATCCTGGGCGGCCTGCTGCTCAATTGCTGCGTGTGCGCCGCACTCATGAGGCCCCTGGTGGCTGCGGCCCAGCCGGGCTCGGGGCCGCCGCGATCCTCCCGGCGCCTGCTAGACCTGAGCGTCTTCCGGGACCGCGGCTTCGTGCTGTACGCGGTGGCCGCCTCGGTCATGGTGCTGGGGCTCTTCATCCCGCCCGTGTTCGTGGTGAGCTACGCCAAGGACCTGGGCGTGCCGGACACCAAGGCCGCCTTCCTGCTCACTGTCCTGGGCTTCATTGACATCTTCGCGCGGCCGGCTGCGGGCTTTGTGGCGGGGCTTGGGAAGGTGCGGCCCTACTCCGTCTACCTCTTCAGCTTCTCCATGTTCTTCAACGGCCTCGCAGACCTGGCGGGCTCCACGGCCGGCGACTACGGCGGCCTGGTGGTCTTCTGCATCTTCTTCGGCATCTCCTACGGCATGGTGGGGGCCCTGCAGTTCGAGGTGCTCATGGCCATCGTGGGCACCCACAAGTTCTCCAGCGCCATCGGCCTGGTGTTGCTGATGGAGGCGGTGGCCGTACTCATCGGGCCCCCATCAGGAGGTGAGCACTGCGCCCCCAGGCAGTTCCCCATGTCTGCCCTTCCCATCAGATGCCCACTTTGCGAGGCAGGGATGCACACCCCTAGGCAGCTGTCGGCATTGTGGGACTCAGAGCTGAAGGGGGTGTACTGTGCTGAACCGACCCTGATTCTGCTGGGGCCAGTGGGTCTCCGTTAGGAGTGAGGGGCTCGGTCCGGCACAGTGCACCCCAGATAGACAAGGCAGCTAGGGGCTGGATCCGTGGGGTGGGCAGCTCCTCCAGGCTCTACATGGGCACCACGTGGCAGCTCCGGGCAACCCcacagccagtttttgtattttggggcCTCCTTTTTGAAGGCTGACTGAGCTAACACGTGAGGGAAATTAGGTTTGATTGGAGCAGCCTTGCCCAGGCTCTGGCTGCCTGGCGAGGGGGTCCTGGGCTTGGGGAGGGCCAAGGTCTCACCCCCAGACTCGTGTCTTGGAGTCCGCGGTGGCCAGGACACAGGGCTGGTGCTGGACTCAGCAGGGCTTCTGGGGCTGCCCACTGGAAGCCTCAGGGGAACTCGGTGGGGACCAGCCTGACTCCTGCCACCAACCAAAGCCCAAACTCTCCGCAAAGCCACTGCTATTTTTAGCCTCTTAAGTCTTCGTTcccctggggaggagggagaagaggctgaggagggaggatgccCCCAGCTGCAACACATGGAGGGAGAGAACACCTCCCAGCCCCACCAACTCAGAGGCAGACAGGGCGACCCGTGTGTGCTGAGACGCAGAGACACAGGCTTGGGGGAGCTCTGGGCCCTGGGGGCAGCCCGCagaagcagctgggactaaagggGTCTTCCTACAGGCAAGCTCCTGGATGCGACCCACGTCTACAAGTACGTGTTCATCCTGGCGGGGGCCGAGGTGCTCACCTCCTCCCTGATTCTGCTGCTGGGCAACTTCTTCTGCATTAGGAAGAAGCCCAAGGAGCCACAGCCCGAGGTGGCGGCCGCGGAGGAGGAGAAGCTCCACAAACCTCCTGTAGACTCGGGGGTGGACTTGCGGGAGGTGGAGCATTTCCTGAAGGCTGAGCCTGAGAAAAACGGGGAGGTGATTCACACCCCGGAAACGAGTGTCTGAGTGGCTGGGCGGGGCCGGCAGGCACAGGGAGGAGGTACAGAAGCCGGCAACGcttgctatttattttacaaactgGACTGGCTCAGGCAGGGCCATGGCTGGGCTCCGGCTGCCGGCCCAGCGGATCGTCGCCTGATCAGTGTTTTGCGGGAGAAGGTGGCGGGGTGGGAACCATGTCATTCCAGAGTGGATCTGTGGTGAAACCAAGCCACAAGGTTACAAGGCATCCTCACCAGGGGCCCCGCCTGCTGGTCCCAAGCAGCCTGTGGCCACTGCTATGCTCAAGGACCTAGAAACCCGCACTGCAAGACAACGTGACTTTAATGGGAGGGTGGGCCGCGGACAGGCTGGCAGGGCAGGTGCTGCGTGGGGCCCTCTCCAGCCTGTCCTACCCTGGACTCTCACATGGGGCCTGTGCCCACCCCTCTAGTGTCTTGGGGACAGCTCCTTCCACCCCTGGAAGGTGGAAATAAACCTGGATGTGGGTGGAGCGTCAGGACAATGGTTTCCTAGGACTgtgtggttttgccatgtggcctaACTGTGTCCCAAATCTCACATCTGCTGGTAGCCTGGCTGTTCCTACAGTGGCTCTGTCCTCACCAGCTTTCCCTGCAGCAGCACAGCATTCGTAGCAGGGGCAGGCACTGCGTGGAGGGGGGTGTGGGGCGGGTGCCTGGAGGCCACTTGTGCCAGGGTGGTCTCTGAAACGTTCCCTGGGAGCCCCTAAGTGGTGGTTATATGGGAGCTGAGGTGGAACAGGCCACTTTATTCACTGCTATGTTTAAGAAACAGGACTCTCCTGCCTTCCCTTTTTTGCCCCTCTGGCTGGCAGTGTGCACAGTGTGGCCGGTGCCCAGGGCTGGTCTTTGTGCCCTGTCCTCCATCCAGCCCAGTCCAGCACTTGGGCTTGTCCTGGGCACCTAACACCCACCTGCCCTCGTGGCCAGCAGTGGCCTGCGTGGCTGGGAGCCCGGTCAGAGGCCGCCGGGGCCCTCAGTAGGTGCGTCGTGGGCGCTGGGGACGGCAGCGGGTGCCCTGGCGGGCTGCATGCAGCCGGAGAGATGCCATGTCCCTGCTCCTCTGCAATGAAAAGCAAGCGAAAAGTGCACATCTCAGCTCCAGGTGCCCCCATCTGCCCCTGGCCTTGCCCCAGCTGGGCTGGAGCTCTCTCAGCCCAGGCTCCTGCCTGCAGCTGCAGGGCTGTGGAGGCCTCTAGCAGGGCTCAGGCTGGCGGGCAATGCCAGCAGCTGCAGGGATCAAGGTCCACCTCTGCACAGCCAGGCCCATGTGTCTCAACAGAGTCCACCAGCCCCACCCAGCAGCTGAAGGGAGAAGGACGAGGAGGTGGGAGCAGGCAAGGTGGTGGGAAGCAGGCAGCCTGGGCCTCAGAAGACACATGGCCTTCCCCGGCCGGCACCCCCACATCAGGGCCCCATGGGGGCTGCTCAGACCCAGGGGTTGCCGCCTCTGGACCTGGCTGTGCCTGGTTctgctggcctcaggagtgacCTGGGCTTACAGAGGCACTGGCAGGGAGGTCATGGGCCGGGTGGGGGGTGCTCGCTCCTGGAACCCTCTGTTTCCAGGTATCTCAGGCCCTCACCCTCCCCTAGGCAGGAAGCAGGCCCCTCCAGCTCAACTGTCGCCCCTCATCTGCCCCACTCTGGTCCCCACACCCACAGCACACAGCAGAGGCCCAATACAAAGTGGCCAGGCAGTGCTGCTCCTAGACAGACACGCCTGAGGGGCCCTGCTCAGTGATTCAGGAGTGCTCCCAATGTGGGAAGGCGGCCATGCGTGGCTGGGGGCACGGGACGTCTGGGGGCTGGGGTCCCTGGGGAAGGCGGCCATGCGTGGCTGGGGGCACGGGACGTCTGGGGGCTGGGGTCCCTGGGCCGCAGAATGGGTGTTGAGTTCTACCACCCCCTCCTTCAGCTGGTGTCTTTATAGGTGAGAAGCCATGGGGCAGCGGGTCTGCTCTGACACAACAGGCAGGAGTGAAGGGAAGGGAGGCCCGGGGCCCGCTGGAGGAAGCTGGGCGCAGAGATCTGGTGTGTGGGCTGCACAGAGCTAGCCCCCAACCCTGGTGACAGATTCTGGGGCCAAAAGTGGTTCAGGTCTGCCATGTTGTGAAGACCCCCTGACCAGAGACACATCCATCCAGAACCCACTGCTacgtggggcggggcggggcggggggcagAGGGCACACAGACTTCTTCACATGATCCCACatcagagggaggaggcaggtgtTCACCTGGCCTGGGCTTTCCCAGAGAACAGCCCTGGAACACATGTGTGCAGGGCCCGTGctgggggaggtggtgggggaggCGCAAGGAACCCAGAAAGGACCTGGTGGCTCCAGACGCTGCCATCCCTGGGCCTTCCAAGGGGTCTGTGGTGAAGCTCCCGGGAGGCGCTGCCCAGTACCTGGAAGGCCTGCTCTTCCCCTCTAAACCACGTCTGAGGACACAGACCCAGCCAGACTCAGGTACAGAGAACAAGCTCTCTAACCCTGCCCGCTCAGGCCCTCACAGGTGAGATGCAGAGCCGCCACCCAGCAGGCCCTGAGGACATGCAGCCCCTGCTCCCTCTCAAGGCAGGGAACCCCAGGAGGGAGGCTGCGGGCCTGGGGAAGGTCAGGCAGGAGCTGGAACTTGGGTCTTGCCATTTTCCGGTTGGGGCCGGTGAACAGGGCAGGGGCTGAGCCTCACCCACGGCCACAGTGAGGCCCCACACACCGTCTCAGTCTGGGGCAGCAAGAGGGAACCATGTGAGGCGGCCTGGAGACGGGGAAGGCCCTGGGAGACGGCAAAGTCTGCGCAGGACGGGCTGGCAGAGCTCCAGGCCACAGGCCTCCCCAGGGTCAGGGCGGAGTGCGTCACAGGCAGAGTCGGCGGGACAGCCCCGGAACCCCCTCAGCACACACCCACGTGGGGCTCAGAAAGCTACACCATTCTTAGTTCGAGCAACCTCCACGCAAGTGACCCGAAGTCTTTATGCTTTCACTACAAACCAAAATATCCTCATCTTAGGCAGTGTGACCCTGCTGGTGTGGCTGTGGCCAAGGACCAAAGGAGTGGCCTGGAGTGGAGAGTGTGGGGTGGAGGTAGGGGCGGGAGGGGAGCTGGAGGGGAGGCGGCCTAGCCTGGCTGAGCTCACCCACACACGAGCACAGGTCAGGAGTAGGTGCGGACCTCCCTGCTCCGGCAGCCCGACAGCCCCCGAAGGCCTTGGATAGGGGCCACTGCTGTGTGCTCCGAGGCGGGCAGAGAGGAACCGCATCCTTGTTCCTGTGCAGGGCCATCGGGGCAGCTCCTGGGCTTCAACAGCTCAAGTGACAGGGGAAGCCCTGAGCACTGCAGCCCTATGGCAGTGGGAATGGACACGCGCTCACCCCAGGCGGCTGGAGTGCCGCTGCCGGCACCACCTCAGAGGGCAGAGGCTCTCCAGAACCATCACACAGAACATGAGTGGACTTCCGTGTGCACACCAGAGCCCAAGGGGGCAGCACGGCGAGGAGCAGTCACCACCCCTCCCTGCCTGGCAGGAGGCCCAGGGCACAGCTCTCCTCCTGCTCTGCCTGCTCCCAAACACCCACAGGCTGAGAAAGAACAAACAGTCGTCTCaaaaaagtattttcacataGTTCACCTCAATGCATCGAAAACTCTCCAGCTGATGAAATAAAGACCAcatggaaaggggagggaaaaaaggTAGAAGTCattatgaatttattatttacaCAATTGTTAAAGTACACAAATACAGTGGCGATACAAACGCACAGCTTGGAGACTGGCCGCCAGTGCACAGCTGACACAACGTCCTACCTACGTTTCCTGCACGGGGCGACGGGGACTAGATACTGGGCAAGGACTGTCACAAGCACACTCCGAAGACGCAACCCGGCAAGGCTCAGGCTGGAACCCGGGCGCAGAGCTGCCTCGCACAAATGTTCTGGCGCTACATCAGGACCACGGGTATTTACAAAGCCAGCTTGCGCCACTTCAGGCCACAGCCGCAACGTCTCTCCGGGTCGGGGACGTCCACCTTCAGGAAGGCGTCCGGCAACAAAGAAAATCTCTAACTTGGCTCTGACCCACCCCGACCTCCCTCTGTACTTCGACACACAGCTCCCACCCGCTCAAGGCCCCACACTCCAAAATGCTTACACAGTAACCAGCCTAGGATTCAGAAAGCACCCATGGgctcagccagccagccagccagccggGAGGGTGAACGACTGTGTTCCAGGACGCCAGCCAGTTACGGTGTCCGGGCATctctggggaggagagggaagaaccCAGGTGCACACCTTCAGGGTCCTAGAGTCCAAAGGGAACATTGTCCATCGTGATGGGGTCCAGGAGAAGTGCCCACGACCACAGACTGCACTGCGCATCGGGGGTGGGAGCACACGGCCACTGGCTACTGGCCAACTGCTGCGGAGTGAGAGGCGAGAAGGCATCCTGGGAACCTCAGGGCACAGCAGCGTGGAGCCTGGGGCAGCACCAGCTCACGGAGGCCGCCTGCCTTCTGGTGGGACTCGGCGCCACGCGCGCTGCTTCACTTCTGACCAAGAGACACGCGCCCAACAGAAGGTCACAGAGCGCAGACCCTACTTCCTGGGTGTGAAGGTTCTGGGTCAGGTTGGGAGAGTCACCTGCTCCTTGGCACCTCGGGGTGGGTCCTTCTGGCCTGCCGGCTTTTCTGAGCTAGTCTTGGCACCTGGCAAGGACAGCCCTGCTCCTGGTTTTGAGCACGGGCATTCACACAGATCGACTGCCAATCTGCCCAGGAGCACTGAGTGTTGAGAAAACGTACCAAGTGCAAAGGCAGCAAAGGCAACAAACACTGCAGTAACCACACACCTCTCGGTTCACAATCCTCTCCCAAGGGACCAGAAACACATCTTCCACCTTTAATCCTGGGACTCCCAATTGTCCTGCTAGGGTCTCAAAGCCTCTGCTTCCAGGTTCTCAGCTGCCTGCCCACCTCCTGGGGAAGAAGAGCACAGCGCTTTGCCTGGTAACACCCACCGCGCACCCCTGCTCCGCGGCAGCCTGCGGGTCCCTAACTGCTCTCCAAGGGCCTCAAGAGTTCCCGACAGCAGGCATTTCAATTacaggaggagggagggtgagACGCCAAAATCAGGTTGAAGAGGTCCCACCACACACgggcacgcacacacaccacagacttctgctgagaaatctcctCTCCAAAGTGGACAACAAAACACTgcaaaacaaacacaacacacacCCTTGAGATCTGCCTGCACCCTCTCCCTGCCCGACTCCACCTCATACACAAACTCCAATCCAGCCTGTCTCAGAATTCCTTAGAGTCAACATTTTTTTGTAAGACCGCAAAAACagacaagaaagaaacaataaaaagacagattTTCTTTACACAGATTTAAGCCAGTAATTTTTAGCAAAATGATACAAAACTGTCTTAACCAAGTAGAAGATTGGTAGTTACAGTGGAATCGTCAGGGAGTACAGGGCGGCCACCACTGGAGGGAGCTGAGGCCCTGGAAAGGGAGTCTGACTCTCTGCaattctctctctgcttttcttcccAGCCCCGTTACAACCGAGTTCACGTGGAGGGCCGCAGTGCAGCCCCAGCGGTGGCAGCTCTTGGAGTCTGTCCGTTTAGTCTGTTTCCCCCATGAGCGTCGCTGGGTGAGTGGCCTGGAGAGCTCCCGGTGTTAACATTTCGATCCTAGACCGGGGGACGCGTCACTAGTAAAGCCATTGGTAACAGAGTAGATCAGCCATGCATTGTCTGCCCTTCACAGCAATAAGGAGAGTTCTCATCGGTGCACGACAGACTGAAGACCACTGGAAGCCACCCGACCAGGAATCTGTCGGAGCCAAAGCACAGGAGAAGGTCAGCATGGGGCCGGGGGAGCTGGTCAGGCACCTGGGCACAGATACCATGGTGACGGTGCTGGGCAGGGAGGGGACGCACTGCCACTGCCTAGCCCCAGTCTAGACGCCTGCGTCCCTCGCCACGCACAGGGGCCTCTGTGGCCGGGACACGTGCTCAGCAGAACGAGTGACAGGAAGAcgggaaggaggaagaggcatGCAAGCAAGGTGCCCGCAGAGCCGAGCTCGGCACGGTCGGAGGATCAGAGTGGAGCAGAGATGGGtgctcctgcctcccttcctggaAAGGAACCTGGTGTTTGAAAACGGGTACCCCTCTCGGGGAAGACGTGAAAAGCAGTTCTGTCAACACATTTCCAGAGTGTGCACAGTGTGAAAACTGCAGCAGGTCTCCCAGCGGCACGGACCCGACAGAAGCGCAAGCCCCTGCTGAAAGGAGCTGCCGAGCGCGCATGGCCGCCAAGGAGGGAGCACAGCGTGGACGCCGGCCATGCACCGACGGCGGGGAGTGAGTGGGCTGCAGCTGGAGGAGTTAATACAGACGAAGCTGCGTGGACAAGACGGCTGGGCAGAGACCAAGtgtgaaaagaaacacaaaacaaggACAGAGATAaatgagacaggaagagagaggcGACTAGAAAAGCCGGCATGGCAGAGACCGCCAGGAGTGTGGCGCGGCAAGAGCTTAGGAGCCCCCAACACAAGCGTGGAGCCACTCAGCTGAGCAGGACACAGACGCCCTCCAGGCACGGCCCACCCTAGACAAGGCAACTCAAGTGCTCAGGGCACCCGCCTTGCCGCTCCTGCCCCACGGGTGGGCGCCCAGGACAGGAGGGGAGCAATGGCACACAGAACGCAGTCACGGGGAGGCCACAGGCCAACAGGATGGTTTCCTGGGCTCACTCTGTTCCAAGGCTCTCTGTGGACAGCCTCCCCCCAAGACTGGGCAGCGGACTGCCGCCGCTCTGCACCCAAGAAGAACAGAGCAGAAGAAGCCTCACTCTACCTCCAGCACCTGGCATGCAAGCCCAGCCCACCTGCAAGCTCCCAcgggcggggcatggtggctcccacccaCTTGGCACTGCTGCCTGGCGCCCGCCGCGCGCACACTCACCCAGTGCTGCCTTCCGATGGGAGACGAGCAGCTACTTGCCGTGGTGTTCGAAAGGAATGCTATTCTGAGGTGGGGAAAAGACAGCTGTTGGTAAGCGTCCCGCCGGCCCCCTGACTACCTGTGTTGGCCCCATGTCCAGATGGGCGTCCTTGCCTCAACCAGGTCCACAGACCGACGGATGCCGCCTGGGTGAGCCCAGGCACGGCGCACAGCCTCACTTGCCTCTCAGGACAGGCCTCTGGATAGGAGTGGCGCCCACTCCTCTTCTGGAATCACTTGCTCTTAAGGCCAATGAGGGCATGGGACAGGCCCTCCTGAGTCTTCTCAAG
The Papio anubis isolate 15944 chromosome 17, Panubis1.0, whole genome shotgun sequence genome window above contains:
- the SLC16A3 gene encoding monocarboxylate transporter 4 isoform X2; translated protein: MVRQAGCGEGSEGVRSHARNPSDSPNKGPCPCAGPASSYMFALEAKLGRHGGPTRMGSADTLAGGTQGKGAGVEPHRLRGACTAGLLLPPGALVHSSLEKLSRLDQTTQGLRLQLPGEAEPTLSAMGGAVVDEGPTGVKAPDGGWGWAVLFGCFVITGFSYAFPKAVSVFFKELMREFGIGYSDTAWISSILLAMLYGTGPLCSVCVNRFGCRPVMLVGGLFASLGMVAASFCRSIIQVYLTTGVITGLGLALNFQPSLIMLNRYFSKRRPMANGLAAAGSPVFLCALSPLGQLLQDRYGWRGGFLILGGLLLNCCVCAALMRPLVAAAQPGSGPPRSSRRLLDLSVFRDRGFVLYAVAASVMVLGLFIPPVFVVSYAKDLGVPDTKAAFLLTVLGFIDIFARPAAGFVAGLGKVRPYSVYLFSFSMFFNGLADLAGSTAGDYGGLVVFCIFFGISYGMVGALQFEVLMAIVGTHKFSSAIGLVLLMEAVAVLIGPPSGGKLLDATHVYKYVFILAGAEVLTSSLILLLGNFFCIRKKPKEPQPEVAAAEEEKLHKPPVDSGVDLREVEHFLKAEPEKNGEVIHTPETSV
- the SLC16A3 gene encoding monocarboxylate transporter 4 isoform X1, which gives rise to MGGAVVDEGPTGVKAPDGGWGWAVLFGCFVITGFSYAFPKAVSVFFKELMREFGIGYSDTAWISSILLAMLYGTGPLCSVCVNRFGCRPVMLVGGLFASLGMVAASFCRSIIQVYLTTGVITGLGLALNFQPSLIMLNRYFSKRRPMANGLAAAGSPVFLCALSPLGQLLQDRYGWRGGFLILGGLLLNCCVCAALMRPLVAAAQPGSGPPRSSRRLLDLSVFRDRGFVLYAVAASVMVLGLFIPPVFVVSYAKDLGVPDTKAAFLLTVLGFIDIFARPAAGFVAGLGKVRPYSVYLFSFSMFFNGLADLAGSTAGDYGGLVVFCIFFGISYGMVGALQFEVLMAIVGTHKFSSAIGLVLLMEAVAVLIGPPSGGKLLDATHVYKYVFILAGAEVLTSSLILLLGNFFCIRKKPKEPQPEVAAAEEEKLHKPPVDSGVDLREVEHFLKAEPEKNGEVIHTPETSV